From the genome of Burkholderia cepacia ATCC 25416:
GATGCACGCCGGCGATCCGGCCGCCGCGCGCGCCGTGCTCGACGAGGACGGCACGGGCGTGCACGACGCGGCGCCGCCCGAGGCGCGGCCCGACATCCGCATGCAACTCGCGCTATACCGGCTGCAGGTCGCCCGGCACCTGGGCGAGAACGACGCCGTCACCGAGGCGATCGGCCAGATGCACGACGTCTTGCGCACGTCGCCGACGCTCGATGCCGATCGCTACGTCCGCGCACGCATTCTCGATACGCTCGAATTCGACCACGCGGAGCATGCGCTCGACGCGATCGAACTGCGGCATGCGCTGAACCGCGCGATTGCCGGCCGCGCCACGTTTCGCGCGTGGGACGAGGCGAACCGGCAATGCCTGCGCGCGTGGGCACTGCGGCGTCTCGACCGGGACGACGACGCGCGTGCGGCGGCCGAGGCCGCGGTGGCTGCGATGGCATCGGCAGCGGCGGACCAGGACATCGACGCCGACGACTGGCTGCGGATCGGCCGGGCGATGATCGAGATCGCGCCGTTGCAGTTCGACACCATTCGCCAGGCCGTCGAGTCGCGCATTGCCGACTGGGCGCTGCCGCCTCGCCGCGAGGCCGAGGTGAGGCTGGCGCGGCTCGCCGCGCGGGCGGCACACGCGCAAGGCGATCTCGCGGGCGCGCTGGCCCGTTGCGAGATGGCGCGCCACAGCCTCGAATCGGACGGCGGAGACGACTTCATCGAATACGAACTGCCGTGGCTGCTCGAGGCGGGCCGTTTCGACGAGGCAGGGCGCAGGGCGTTCTTCCACGTGTACCAGATCGAAAGCAGCATGCTCGACCGGGTCGGGCAGATCATCCATGCGCGCCTGGCCGAGCCGACCGACACGTCGGTCTGGTGGCCGCTGTGCGCGATGCGCGCAGCGGGTTTCCAGCCGACGCTCGAGCGGCTCGTCGAACTCGGCGCGGAAGGGCCCGACGCGCTGGCCGCGCGTTCGCCGACCCATGGCGAGATCTTTGCCGCGTTCGGCTCGCTCGAAGGCGACGCGTTGCGCTACGCGATCGCCGACGCCGCGCGCGAGGTCGCACTGCGGCGCGCGCCCGGCCATCCGTGGATCGCGCGGCTCGCGGCCGTCTACGACGGCGAAACCGGCCGCATCGACGCGACGACCCAGGCCGCGCGCCTGCTCGCGGCCGCGCAGGAAGGCGAGATGTACGACAACCGCACCGGGTTCATGCTGACCGATGCGCGCATTCGGGCGCTGGGTGTCGCCGCCGCGATGAAGCTGCCGCCGCCGCCGCTGCGCAGCGGCTTGTGGAGCTACGGCTACGCGTGCTCGATCGAGGACAGGGCCGAGGAGGCGATCGACGCGCTGCCGGCCGCGGAACAGGCGCCGGTGCGCGCCGATCTCGAGCGCCTGAAGATCGCCGCGTATGAGCAGGGCCGCGCCTGCATGGAGCGCTTCTTCGAGACGGGCAACGGCCATCCGTACGATGCGTGCGCGCACCTGTATTCGATGCTCTGCAACAACCTCGCGATCCTCTATCGCGGCGAGGAGCGCTACGACGAAGCGCTGGTCCTGCATCGCAGCGGGATCGCGGCGAGTTCGTTTGCCGAGCATTACGACGGGGTGCGCTACGTGCTCGCGTGCCAGGAGAAGGATGAAGAGATGCTCGAAGCCGCCGAGCAGCTGTGGCACTACGCCGCCGAATACGGTTACAGCCGGCACGAGCCGAACTGGTACGTGCGCGACGTGGTGCGCGCGCTGTACCGCGTCGATCGCTGCAACGAATTGCCGATCTGGCTCGAGCGCCTCGTCGGCTGGCAGCGCGAGCACGACCAGCTCGACGGCAGGTTGCCCGACGAGGCACTGATTGCCCGCCTCGTGTTCGCGGCCCACATGTCGGAGTCGCATCCGGACCAGGCATCGGCGCTGTACGACGCCGCGCGTGCGCAGGCCGACGCGTCGCGCGATCTGAACGTGCTGCTCCGGGCCGCCGACGCGGCGTACGAACTGGGCCGCCAGCCGGACGCGAAATATTTCTACGAACGGGTGCTCGCCGGCAACCGGTACGCCGCCGAACCGCTCGACCTGAAGATGGACGTGATCGAGCGGCGGATCAGCGAGGCCGGTGCGCCGCCTGCGGCGCCGGGCCCGGCGACGGCCGCGCCGGGCAAGCGCTGGTGGAAGTTCTGGCAATGACGGCCGTCGGTCGGCGGGCCGGCTATGCGCCGCGCAACGCGCTGAACGCCGATGCGCTGAAAGCGGCGATCGCCGCGCGCAGCACCGCGCGAGGCGATGCCGACGCGGTGCGCGCGTGGCTGCTCAACCATTTCTACCGGCACGTCGTCGCGAACTTCGAGCCGGCACGCACGATCGGGTCGCTCGACGACGCGCGGCAGGCGCTCGGTAACGCCGCGCCGCCGGCGTGGGTCGCGCGGCGCTTCGGTGCGGACGCGAAGACGATCGGCGAGGCCGACGCCGGCAGGCTGGCGCCCGTCGTCTGGGTCGACCCGGGCGATCCGCAGCTTCTCGCGCTCGAAACCACGCTCGTCGAGTTCCTCGAGTCGCGCAAGGGGACCGGGCTCGACGGCAAGCTCGACCGCGTCAATTGCCCGCAGGCGCTCGCGATGTGGGAACGCGAGCATGCGGAGATGGCGGCCCGGATCGCGCGCGGCTGGCGCGAGAGCCAGCCCGATGCGCTGCGCACCTGGTGTGAAACCGCGAACGGCCGCTTCGTCGAATTCCTGCCCGACAGCGCGCTGCTGCGCGCCGAAATGGCGTTCGAGAGTTACGTGATGCGCCATTGCCTCGGCCAGTTCGCCGACCGGCAGGCGCTGACGGGCGGCTACGGCGGGCGCTACGCGGAAGCGATCGAGGCGCGCACGCTGCGGCTGCTGAGCTTCCGGGACGCGAGCGGCCAGCCGCACATCACGATCAGTGTCGCGATGCGCGCGGACGGCGGCCTCGACGTCGATCAGGTCAAGGGCAAGCAGAACCGGCCGCCGGTCGAGCGCTATGTCGACGACGTGCTGGCGTGCCTGAATACGCTGGGGACGACGGATAACACGCCGCCCGACTGCATCGCGCTCGGCGTGGTCCATACGGCGTCGGGGTGGTGCAGGATCGAGGACGTGACGGATGCCGCGTCGCAAGCACGGCTCGTCGCGCGCCATCCGCAATTGTTCGGGCGGCTCGCCGAGCCGACGCCGACCGTCGAGTGGCTGGTCGCCGCGCGGCAGCCCGAACTGCTGCAGGCGCGGCCGCCGCGTGCCGGCTCGGTGCGTTACGCGGTGCGCGCGACGCTGGCGCCCGCGGTGCCGTCCGCGCAACGGGACGACGCACAGCCCGCCTTTGCAACCGAGAACGTGCGCTGGCCCGGCTACGACGCGCCGCACGGCGCCAGTGCCGGCGAATGACGGGGCGAAGACCATGACATTCAAGCTGATCGTCGCGTTGTTCGTGCTGTGGCGTATCGTGCGCTACTTCCGCCGGCGCGGTGCGCGCCATTCGACCTTGTCCGCCCGCAAGCACTGGGCGCTGCTGCTCGCGCATCCGTACGTGGAGGCGACCGGGTTCTCGGGTTTCGACGATGCGGATACGAGCCACCTGAACGACACGTCGCGCAAGTTCCTGCGCGCGCAGATGCTGCATCAGATGGAGTTGCGCACCGACGCGACGGACGACGATGCGCGCGCGCACCTCGCACGCGTGCTCGAGACGCAATGGTTTCGGGCCGACCTGCATGCGCTGCAGCCGACCGACGACCCGCGTGCCGCACTCGCGTTCGCCTGTGCGCGGATGGCGTTCCTCGCGCGAGTGGCGATGCTGATGGGCTGGACCGAGCCGGACACCGCGTGGCGTGTGCTGTTGCTCAACGCGCAGCGCGCGCAGGATTGTTTCGGCAGCTGGACGGATTTCGGTAGCGCGTATATCGCGGGCCGCAAGCAGTGGGTGGCCGGGTTTCGCGCCGACCCGTTCGGCAAGGCGTTCGACGACGCCACGCTGCAGCGCTGGCTTGCATCGGGTGACGGTGTGTGGGGGCGGGCGGCATGGCCGGGGCTGGCGGCGTTCGATCCCGAACCGGTCGCGCAACCTCGATGACGCATTGATGCCGCCAGCAGCTCATTTCGCATACCGCTTTCCGTTCCTGCCGACGCCGACATGATTTCATCCGTTCATCCCCTGTTGCGACGCCTGGCGCTGTCCGTTGCGTGTGCGGTGCCGGCGACGGTGCTGCCCGCGACGGCGCAGGCGGTCGAGCCGGTCGCGGCCGACCGTCTGCTGCGCACGTTCCTCCACGACCACTACGGCAACTGGCGCGCGGACCGCAAGGGCTGGCAGTCGGACGCGGGCGATTTCATTTATTCGCCGTGCGGGTCGCTGCGCGTCGCGACCGCCGACGGCCCGCGGTATCTGCTCGCGGTGTGCGGCGAGACCGAGGCCGCCGTGCAGGACGGCATGCCGGGGATGGATTCGGACGGCACGACGGGCACCATCGACCTGTACGTGCTGAAGCCCGCGGCGGACGGCAAGACGCTCGAGCCGGTGGTGAAGAAGACGGATATCGCGTCCGGCAAGCGCGGCGAGCCGGGTACGGTGCGCATCGAGCGGTACGGCCCGCACCTGTTCGGCTTCACGATCGGCGACGGCGTCACGCTGCAGGGCTATACGATGGCGATGCGATCGATCTGGCTGCCGGTCGGCAACGCGATCGTCGAGGCGGCGCCGCGCATCGACGAAGCGCTCGACAACACGGGGTCGCTCGATTGCGGGAACGCGAAGTCGCATTGCGAGAGCCGCACGTTTTCGATCGTGCCCGACACGACCGGCACCGGCGACGTCTATCCGCTGACGGTCACGGAAACGGGCTCGCGCGGCGACAAGGCGATTCACGCGCGCTACACGGTGACGTTCGACGCGGCGCGCGGCCGCTACGTGGTGCCGAAGGCGTTGCGCGCAGGATACTGACCGTTCGCGCGAAGGAACGGGCGGCGCGGTGCCGCCCGCCTGTCACACGTACAGATACCGGACGAGGTGGAA
Proteins encoded in this window:
- a CDS encoding DUF1266 domain-containing protein; this encodes MTFKLIVALFVLWRIVRYFRRRGARHSTLSARKHWALLLAHPYVEATGFSGFDDADTSHLNDTSRKFLRAQMLHQMELRTDATDDDARAHLARVLETQWFRADLHALQPTDDPRAALAFACARMAFLARVAMLMGWTEPDTAWRVLLLNAQRAQDCFGSWTDFGSAYIAGRKQWVAGFRADPFGKAFDDATLQRWLASGDGVWGRAAWPGLAAFDPEPVAQPR